CAAGCTATATCAGCGGTGCGTTACGCTTTGCTAACACACCCTACCGGACTCGTGCGTTCCCAAGCTATATCAGCGGTGCGTTACGCTTCGCTAATACACCCTACCGGACTCGCGCGTTCCCAAACTACATCAGCGGTGCGTTACGCTTCGCTAACACACCCTACCGGACTCGCGCATTCCCAAACTACATCAGCGGTGCGTTACGCTTCGCTAACACACCCTACCGGACTACCGGACTGCCCAAGGATTAGGATTAGAGATAAGCCCTCAAAAGCCTCTGGAACGAATGGGATTGACCGTTTTACGATGAAAATAAAAAAATGCAAAACTCACCCAACCAAAGCAAATCGTCGCGTTCCTCGAAAGGTCAAGTGTACCTCGTGGGTGCGGGATTGGGGGGAGCAACCTACCTAACGCTGCGAGGGAAAGAACTGCTCGAATCCGCAGAGGTTTTGGTCTACGATGCTTTGGTGGATGGGGAACTGTTGCGCTTAGTGCCATCCGGTTGTTTGAAAGTGGATGTGGGGAAACGAGGGGGGAAACCCAGTACGCCGCAAGCTGAAATCGATCGATTGTTGGTGGATTATTGCTGTCAGGGAAAACGGGTGGTACGCCTCAAAAGCGGCGATCCTTTGATTTTTGGTCGCGCAAGGTCTGAAGTTACTGCACTGTCTGCCGCAGGGTGCGATTTTGAATTGGTTCCCGGCATTTCTTCGGTTCTCGCCGCACCTCTTATGGCGGGGATTCCCCTCACGGATAAGGAATTAAGCGGTGCATTTGCAGTGGTCAGCGGTCATCAACCGGATCGTTTGGATTGGGAGGCACTCTCGCGCATCGATACGTTGGTGGTGTTGATGGGAGGGCGCAATTTGGGGACGATACAAGAACGATTACAGCGTTATGGGCGATCGCGCGATCGCGCAATTGCCATTATCCGCGACGGAGGACGCAGCACCCAATCGGTGTGGCAGGGGACATTAGCCGATATCCTAGATCGAACAGCAGGAGTTTCTTTATCCCCCTGCGTCATTGTTATTGGCGAAGTCGTTCGCTTGCAATCGGTTTTTCAATCTATGACACATTCTTCTCCTCTCCCACTCCAGGGAAAAACGGTTTTGGTGACTCGCGCAGTCGAACAGTCCAGTACGTTTGCCGAGCTGCTGCAAGAACGCGGTGCAACGGTTGTGGAGATGCCTGCGTTGGAAATTCGCCCGCCCTCGAGTTGGGAGGCTTTAGATCGCGCGATCGCGCGCCTCTCGGATTTTAACTGGTTAATCCTCACCTCCAGCAACGGGGTGGACTTTTTTTTCGAGCGTTTGGCAGCGTTGGGTAAAGACGCGCGATCGCTTGTTGGGGTAAAAATTGCGGTTGTGGGAAGAAAAACCGCAGCAAGTTTGCAACAGCGCAACCTCATTCCCGATTTCATTCCCCCAGATTTTGTGGCAGATTCCCTTGTCGAACACTTCCCCGAATCCTTGCAGGGAAAGCAAATTCTATTTCCTCGCGTAGAAACCGGGGGACGAGAGGTTTTGGTAAAGGAATTAACAACGCGCGGCGCAACAGTGACGGAAGTTCCGGCGTATCAATCCGCTTGTCCCGACGCGATCGATCCGGCAACTTTACAAGCGTTTAAAAACCAAACCATTGATATTGTGACGTTTGCTAGTTCTAAAACCGCAAAAAATGCTTACCATCTTCTCGTTGAAGCATTAGGCAAAGAGTTTTTGTGCAATACCTTAGAACGGGTTTGTATTGCTTCGATTGGTCCGCAAACCACCAAAACCTGCAACGATTTATTTGGGCGAACGGATATAGAAGCACAAGAATATACCTTAGAGGGATTAACTCACGCGATCGCGAGATAGGATAGGAAAAATTGCAAATCGTCACGGTAAGCCCCCATGCTCAAGTCTCTCGATTTAACGCTGTCCCTCGATAAAGCCACATACCGCGAGCAAATTGAAGCGCTGATGCGACGGTTGCGCGTGCTGCAACAAGCGTGTCGGGAGCAAAACTTACCTGTGGTTGTCGTTCTCGAAGGATGGGCGGCGGCGGGGAAAGGGGCATTGGTTAAGAAGATGGTCAATTACATGGATCCGCGCGGCTTTGTGGTTCATCCGATTGTGGCTTCTACCCCCCAGGAGCAGGCATATCCCTTTTTATGGCGTTTTTGGCAAAAACTGCCACCCCAGGGGCATATTGCTATTTTTTATCACAGTTGGTACACCTACGTTCTCGAAGATCGCTTGTTCGATCGCCTCAAAGAGAAAGATGTCCCCACGGTAATG
The Lusitaniella coriacea LEGE 07157 DNA segment above includes these coding regions:
- the cobA gene encoding uroporphyrinogen-III C-methyltransferase, producing the protein MQNSPNQSKSSRSSKGQVYLVGAGLGGATYLTLRGKELLESAEVLVYDALVDGELLRLVPSGCLKVDVGKRGGKPSTPQAEIDRLLVDYCCQGKRVVRLKSGDPLIFGRARSEVTALSAAGCDFELVPGISSVLAAPLMAGIPLTDKELSGAFAVVSGHQPDRLDWEALSRIDTLVVLMGGRNLGTIQERLQRYGRSRDRAIAIIRDGGRSTQSVWQGTLADILDRTAGVSLSPCVIVIGEVVRLQSVFQSMTHSSPLPLQGKTVLVTRAVEQSSTFAELLQERGATVVEMPALEIRPPSSWEALDRAIARLSDFNWLILTSSNGVDFFFERLAALGKDARSLVGVKIAVVGRKTAASLQQRNLIPDFIPPDFVADSLVEHFPESLQGKQILFPRVETGGREVLVKELTTRGATVTEVPAYQSACPDAIDPATLQAFKNQTIDIVTFASSKTAKNAYHLLVEALGKEFLCNTLERVCIASIGPQTTKTCNDLFGRTDIEAQEYTLEGLTHAIAR